A stretch of Henckelia pumila isolate YLH828 chromosome 4, ASM3356847v2, whole genome shotgun sequence DNA encodes these proteins:
- the LOC140866742 gene encoding protein DETOXIFICATION 33-like: MKSSTLEMEKEKELQIIPNVSVRKVGSRTCDESKKLWKIAAPAILTAVAQFSIGFVTVAFVGHLGEVELAAVSVVQNVLEGFVFGVMLGMGSALETLCGQAVGAGQYEMLGIYLQRSCVITLVTAIFLSPLYIFTSPILKLLRQSKSISNLAGKYALWVIPQLFAYALNFPVQKFLQAQSKVWFMAIISLIVLGFHVFLNWLVVIKLGKGLLGAAMVENTSWCLVVLAQMVYVVSGFFPESWTGLSLKAFKSLFGFVKLSLASALMLCLELWYYTVVILMVGWLKNPEIAVDAISICMNLELWTLMITLGFNAAISVRVSNELGANSPKAAKFSVAVAVVSSTLFGVVFAVSILATKNVFPRMFSDKAEVIKETSKLGYFLAATILLNSIQPVLHGVAVGAGWQVSVALVNIGCYYVFGIPLGALLGYKFDLGVKGIWLGMLSGCLLQTAVLLLLVARANWNKEASKAVERVRTYADTSRPQIERSAENSVKFKELECIPIP, translated from the exons ATGAAGTCATCTACTTTAGAgatggaaaaagaaaaagaacttCAGATCATTCCAAATGTTAGTGTCAGAAAAGTGGGATCTAGAACCTGCGACGAATCGAAGAAGCTGTGGAAGATTGCCGCGCCGGCGATTCTCACGGCTGTCGCACAATTCTCTATTGGATTTGTGACTGTTGCATTTGTAGGCCATCTTGGAGAGGTGGAACTTGCTGCTGTTTCAGTTGTGCAGAATGTGCTCGAGGGTTTTGTGTTTGGCGTAATG CTAGGAATGGGAAGTGCCCTCGAAACACTCTGTGGGCAAGCAGTTGGTGCTGGACAATATGAAATGCTTGGAATATACCTCCAAAGATCATGCGTCATAACTCTTGTCACAGCCATATTCCTCTCTCCCCTGTATATTTTTACGTCACCGATCCTGAAACTTCTTCGACAAAGTAAAAGTATCTCAAATCTTGCAGGAAAGTATGCTCTTTGGGTGATCCCTCAGTTATTCGCTTATGCATTGAATTTCCCAGTTCAAAAATTCCTCCAAGCACAGAGCAAAGTATGGTTTATGGCCATAATTTCGTTAATTGTCTTGGGTTTCCACGTCTTCTTGAACTGGCTAGTTGTGATAAAACTTGGGAAAGGCTTGCTTGGTGCTGCTATGGTGGAGAATACATCATGGTGCCTTGTGGTCTTAGCTCAAATGGTTTATGTGGTATCCGGATTCTTCCCCGAATCATGGACTGGATTGTCTTTGAAGGCATTTAAGTCCCTTTTTGGATTTGTGAAGTTGTCTCTTGCATCAGCTCTAATGCTTTG TTTGGAGCTATGGTATTATACTGTGGTGATACTTATGGTTGGCTGGTTAAAGAATCCAGAAATTGCAGTTGATGCCATTTCCATTTG CATGAATCTGGAACTTTGGACATTAATGATAACTCTGGGCTTCAATGCTGCAATCAG TGTTCGTGTTTCAAACGAACTTGGAGCTAATAGTCCCAAAGCAGCGAAATTCTCTGTTGCTGTAGCTGTCGTTTCATCAACACTGTTTGGAGTCGTGTTCGCCGTCTCCATTCTTGCAACCAAGAACGTGTTTCCCAGGATGTTTTCTGATAAAGCAGAAGTCATAAAGGAGACTTCCAAGTTGGGTTATTTCTTGGCTGCAACCATTCTCCTCAACAGCATCCAGCCTGTACTCCATG GAGTGGCAGTAGGGGCAGGCTGGCAAGTGTCTGTTGCACTAGTAAACATTGGGTGTTATTATGTATTTGGGATTCCTCTCGGGGCGTTGCTCGGTTACAAGTTCGATCTTGGCGTGAAAGGGATCTGGTTAGGGATGTTATCTGGCTGTTTGCTTCAAACTGCGGTGTTGCTTTTGCTTGTGGCTCGAGCTAATTGGAACAAAGAG GCTTCCAAGGCTGTGGAGAGAGTCCGGACCTATGCCGACACGTCGCGGCCTCAAATAGAGAGATCGGCAGAAAATAGTGTAAAATTTAAGGAACTTGAATGCATCCCAATCCCATGA
- the LOC140861136 gene encoding uncharacterized protein: MAIVLRFVDIDGFLRERFFSIVHVTDTTAAKLKKEISDSLGRYDLHIHNMQGQGYYGASNMRGSWNGLQGLFLRDCSCAYYVHCLSHRLQLALTGAAKKEVSIWLFFSKLNSICNLINASPKRQAELHSAQRIEVAHIVATGERDTGRGCNQIGNLLRPGKTHWSSNFDSLCSMIDMYSSVTTVLENMVNDGASNSIRGEASEEDGANKSALSIIAREICGYFKCNGLCFNY, translated from the exons ATGGCAATTGTATTAAGATTTGTAGACATTGATGGATTTTTAAGAGAGCGGTTCTTTTCCATTGTACATGTAACAGATACAACTGCTGCAAAACTTAAGAAAGAAATATCTGATTCTCTTGGTCGTTATGACTTGCATATCCACAACATGCAGGGACAGGGATATTATGGAGCTAGCAATATGCGCGGTTCTTGGAATGGATTACAAGGTCTTTTCTTGAGGGATTGTTCATGTGCATATTATGTACATTGTTTATCTCATCGGCTCCAACTAGCATTAACTGGAGCTGCTAAAAAAGAGGTATCCATTTGGTTATTCTTTTCAAAATTGAATTCCATTTGTAATCTCATCAATGCATCTCCTAAACGCCAAGCTGAGTTACATTCTGCTCAAAGAATTGAAGTTGCACATATTGTAGCTACTGGTGAACGTGATACTGGTAGAGGATGTAATCAAATTGGAAATTTATTACGGCCTGGAAAGACTCATTGGAGTTCTAATTTTGACTCACTTTGTAGCATGATTGATATGTATAGCTCTGTCACTACTGTGCTAGAAAACATGGTGAATGATGGGGCTTCTAATTCTATCCGTGGTGAAGCTAGTG AAGAGGATGGGGCTAACAAATCTGCTTTGTCGATCATTGCAAGAGAAATCTGTGGATATTTTAAGTGCAATGGATTGTGTTTCAACTACTAA